One part of the Georgfuchsia toluolica genome encodes these proteins:
- a CDS encoding cation:proton antiporter yields MTNAQLYLLLGGLLLARGLTASALKRLPVTPAIIYLAVGLLVGPTMLNLFHFNPLKESALLEALTEVALLISLFAVGIKMPVPISFARWRTPVLLATLSMAVSVGMVAAFAYFLLDLPLGAGVLLGAILAPTDPVLATDVQIRHPGDRDQLRFTLTCEAGMNDGSAFPFVMLGLGLLGLHDLGEFGLRWAVVDVLWATMAGIAIGVISGAALAHISWKLRGEPPEHTLLDDFLGLGLIGVVYGLSLLVNAWGFLAVFFAAVALRQTELKFTGGETNPRHPQTAHIEPQATNASPDPAPTVSGGSLIFKEHLERLSELALVLLIGGTLFIDSWSWRAVVLALFLFMVVRPASVLASMLGTRTSWPIRGMVGWFGVRGIGSLYYLMYAIQHGLPEDLALELIQLTLIAISLSILVHGTSVKPLMGRFWHYRNRRLEP; encoded by the coding sequence ATGACCAATGCACAGTTGTATCTGCTCTTGGGCGGTCTCTTGCTCGCCAGAGGCTTGACTGCTTCAGCGCTCAAGCGCCTGCCGGTCACGCCAGCCATTATCTATCTGGCGGTAGGGCTGCTGGTCGGTCCCACGATGCTGAACTTGTTTCACTTCAATCCGCTCAAGGAATCCGCACTACTGGAAGCGTTGACCGAAGTGGCGTTACTGATTTCGCTGTTTGCCGTCGGCATCAAAATGCCGGTTCCGATCAGCTTCGCGCGCTGGCGCACACCAGTACTGTTGGCAACCCTATCGATGGCAGTCAGCGTCGGGATGGTCGCCGCCTTTGCCTATTTTCTGCTCGATCTGCCGCTCGGCGCAGGCGTCCTGCTGGGCGCGATCCTGGCGCCCACCGATCCGGTGCTGGCGACCGACGTCCAGATTCGCCATCCCGGTGACCGCGACCAACTCCGTTTCACCTTGACCTGCGAGGCAGGCATGAACGACGGCAGCGCTTTCCCTTTTGTGATGCTGGGACTGGGACTGCTCGGGCTGCACGATCTGGGTGAATTCGGCCTGCGCTGGGCCGTAGTCGACGTACTGTGGGCCACGATGGCGGGAATCGCCATTGGTGTCATCTCTGGCGCGGCACTCGCGCATATAAGTTGGAAGCTGCGCGGCGAGCCACCCGAGCACACACTCCTGGACGATTTTCTCGGTCTTGGCCTGATCGGTGTGGTTTACGGCTTGAGTCTGCTGGTGAATGCGTGGGGATTTCTGGCGGTTTTTTTCGCTGCGGTCGCGCTGCGTCAGACTGAGCTTAAATTCACCGGCGGCGAAACCAACCCGCGACATCCGCAAACCGCCCACATCGAACCGCAAGCCACGAACGCAAGCCCTGATCCTGCGCCAACGGTCAGCGGCGGATCGCTGATATTCAAGGAGCATCTTGAGCGGCTCTCGGAACTGGCGCTTGTGCTCTTGATTGGCGGAACGCTTTTTATCGATTCCTGGAGCTGGCGTGCGGTAGTGCTTGCACTATTCCTGTTTATGGTGGTGCGTCCGGCCAGCGTCCTCGCCAGCATGTTGGGTACCCGCACTTCATGGCCGATACGCGGCATGGTGGGCTGGTTCGGGGTGCGTGGCATAGGTTCGCTGTATTACCTGATGTATGCCATACAGCACGGGCTTCCCGAAGACCTGGCATTGGAGCTGATCCAATTGACGCTTATTGCCATATCACTTTCGATTCTGGTCCACGGCACCAGCGTCAAGCCGCTCATGGGTCGCTTTTGGCATTACCGCAACCGCCGGCTGGAGCCATAG
- a CDS encoding autotransporter assembly complex protein TamA, which translates to MTKMLLQAIACLLLFFASATNTAIAADAAVDDAAPEFRIRLVIDAPPVLRDTLQSGLDISRWQDYGNMTLPLLQALVRDARAQALEAAATEGYYNAQVDIAIDGLQQGVRAVHLKVVPGEPVRVGQVSIALNGAQDMDAEKRVRAQWQLQPGNIFRQSAWEAEKNNALTELARTHYVGATIAESHATVDPARNSADLKLVLDPGPEFTFGPMAVTGLSKYPPQTVTNLAPFKPGDAYAREKMEVFLRRLNATNYFASAQIVVADDRGLAAAAPVRVSVIEAPTRRLETGIGYSTDTLYRATASWRDVNLLDSALRFSAELRLETNLQQLGATVALPARSDGWADSFNASATRTDIQNLITRGQVFGVTRRSIDERSQPAFGLSYYFEKEQRENAVPDIARALFTHCDYTRRTTDDLLFPHSGVIAALQLGISMPQVSTESFGRAIGQIAWFHPLTLRDDIALRGELGAIFAGSSKGIPQALLFRTGGDTTVRGYAFGSLGVQKDSAVVGGRYYALGSAEYTHWFADRWGLAAFVDSGNAADKLGGFKFATGYGVGARVKSPIGPLRLDLAYGEEAHEVRVHFSAGLAF; encoded by the coding sequence ATGACCAAGATGCTCCTGCAAGCGATTGCCTGCCTGTTGCTGTTTTTTGCAAGCGCCACCAACACTGCAATTGCCGCCGATGCTGCAGTGGATGACGCAGCGCCCGAATTCCGCATTCGGCTTGTGATTGATGCGCCGCCGGTTTTGCGCGACACGCTGCAGAGCGGGCTCGATATCTCGCGCTGGCAAGACTACGGCAACATGACGTTGCCGCTGCTTCAAGCGCTGGTGCGCGATGCACGCGCGCAGGCGCTCGAGGCGGCGGCGACCGAGGGCTATTACAACGCACAGGTTGATATCGCCATCGACGGGTTGCAGCAGGGCGTGCGCGCCGTGCATTTGAAGGTGGTGCCTGGCGAGCCGGTGCGGGTGGGGCAAGTATCGATCGCCTTGAACGGTGCGCAGGATATGGATGCTGAAAAACGCGTGCGCGCGCAATGGCAGTTGCAGCCCGGCAACATATTTCGCCAGTCGGCATGGGAAGCGGAAAAAAACAACGCGCTGACCGAGCTCGCACGCACGCATTATGTTGGCGCAACGATTGCCGAAAGCCATGCCACCGTCGATCCCGCCAGGAACAGCGCCGATCTGAAACTGGTGCTCGATCCCGGCCCCGAATTTACCTTTGGCCCGATGGCGGTGACCGGCTTGTCCAAATATCCGCCGCAGACCGTTACCAATCTTGCGCCCTTCAAACCTGGCGATGCTTATGCGCGCGAGAAGATGGAAGTGTTTTTGCGTCGGCTCAACGCGACAAATTATTTTGCCAGCGCGCAGATTGTGGTTGCCGATGACCGCGGCCTCGCCGCGGCGGCGCCGGTTCGCGTCTCGGTGATCGAGGCGCCGACGCGCCGGCTTGAGACCGGGATCGGCTACAGCACGGACACGCTGTATCGTGCGACGGCGTCGTGGCGCGACGTCAACTTGCTGGATTCCGCCTTGCGCTTCAGTGCGGAACTGAGGCTTGAAACCAACTTGCAGCAGTTGGGAGCGACTGTTGCGCTTCCCGCGCGCAGCGACGGCTGGGCCGACTCGTTCAACGCCAGCGCGACCCGCACCGATATCCAGAACCTGATTACCCGCGGCCAAGTGTTCGGTGTCACGCGGCGCAGCATCGACGAACGCAGTCAACCGGCTTTCGGCCTGTCGTATTACTTCGAGAAGGAACAGCGCGAGAATGCGGTGCCGGATATCGCCCGCGCGCTGTTTACGCACTGCGACTACACTCGCCGCACCACCGATGATTTGTTGTTTCCGCACTCCGGCGTGATTGCGGCGTTGCAACTGGGCATCAGCATGCCCCAGGTATCCACGGAGAGTTTTGGTCGCGCCATCGGGCAGATCGCCTGGTTCCATCCTCTCACCCTGCGCGACGACATTGCCCTGCGCGGCGAACTCGGCGCAATATTCGCCGGCAGCTCGAAAGGCATCCCGCAGGCATTGCTGTTCCGCACCGGCGGTGATACCACCGTGCGCGGTTATGCGTTCGGCAGCCTCGGTGTGCAAAAGGACAGCGCGGTGGTCGGCGGCCGCTACTACGCGCTCGGCAGCGCCGAATATACGCACTGGTTTGCCGATCGATGGGGCCTGGCGGCATTTGTCGATAGCGGCAATGCCGCTGACAAGCTCGGCGGGTTCAAGTTCGCGACCGGCTACGGCGTCGGCGCGCGCGTGAAGAGTCCTATCGGACCGCTGCGACTCGATCTGGCGTATGGCGAGGAGGCACACGAGGTCCGCGTTCACTTCTCGGCAGGATTGGCGTTCTGA
- a CDS encoding cytochrome b/b6 domain-containing protein → MSAIPQSRSFANRILVWDFPTRVVHWSLAACLTIAYLTAESDTYAIAHQMSGYMFTALIAFRLVWGLAGSRYARFTEFLRSPVTIISYMGAYFKGKPPHYTGHNPLGAVAIVLMLALGIGIGVTGWMNTGGAGGEAFEDIHEFFVNAMLTVVLLHIVGVIVSSLLHRENLAKAMVTGYKKGPDDAGIRRGHGIIAVVLIGLLVTFGWGLSQGKLPALLDPGVAVAEHGGGGADHDDD, encoded by the coding sequence ATGAGTGCCATCCCGCAATCCAGGTCTTTTGCCAACCGCATCCTCGTCTGGGATTTTCCGACCAGGGTGGTTCACTGGTCGCTGGCAGCCTGTCTTACCATCGCTTATCTCACCGCCGAATCGGATACCTACGCCATCGCACACCAGATGAGCGGCTATATGTTCACCGCGCTGATCGCCTTCCGTTTGGTGTGGGGCCTGGCCGGCAGTCGCTATGCGCGCTTTACCGAGTTCCTGCGCTCGCCCGTTACCATCATCAGCTACATGGGCGCGTATTTCAAAGGCAAGCCTCCGCATTACACCGGGCACAACCCGCTCGGCGCGGTCGCCATCGTGCTGATGCTCGCGCTCGGCATCGGTATCGGCGTTACCGGCTGGATGAACACTGGCGGCGCGGGTGGCGAAGCATTCGAGGACATCCACGAGTTCTTCGTCAACGCGATGCTAACCGTAGTCTTGCTACATATCGTTGGCGTCATCGTCTCCAGCCTGCTGCATCGCGAGAACCTCGCCAAGGCGATGGTCACCGGCTACAAGAAGGGTCCCGATGACGCGGGAATCCGGCGCGGTCATGGCATCATTGCGGTAGTGCTGATCGGCCTGCTCGTCACATTCGGCTGGGGCCTCAGCCAGGGCAAGTTGCCCGCGCTGCTCGACCCAGGGGTTGCGGTTGCGGAACATGGCGGAGGCGGCGCGGATCACGATGACGACTAA
- a CDS encoding response regulator produces the protein MRILIVEDDHLLGEGLLAGLRLAGFQPDWVKDGIAAWNALQSEEFSAAVLDLGLPRMSGIDLLKRLRAAHSTLPVLILTARDASADIVAGLDSGGDDYMVKPCDLDELAARLRALLRRSAGNPSPMLEHDALRLDAAARRVEYEGRAVELSPREFSLLHELLLNTGTVLTRAQLESKLYPWGEEVESNAIEVHVHHLRRKLAPELIHTVRGVGYMIQKT, from the coding sequence ATGCGGATACTGATCGTCGAAGACGATCACCTGCTCGGCGAGGGACTCCTCGCCGGCTTGCGTCTGGCCGGTTTCCAGCCCGACTGGGTGAAGGACGGCATCGCGGCGTGGAATGCGCTTCAGTCCGAAGAATTCTCCGCCGCTGTGCTCGACCTCGGGCTGCCGCGGATGTCCGGCATCGATCTGCTCAAACGCCTGCGCGCCGCGCACTCCACGCTGCCGGTACTGATTCTCACCGCGCGTGATGCTTCGGCGGACATCGTCGCCGGCCTCGACAGCGGGGGTGACGACTACATGGTCAAACCCTGCGATCTGGACGAACTGGCGGCGCGCCTGCGCGCCCTGCTGCGACGTTCCGCCGGCAATCCATCGCCGATGCTCGAACACGATGCCTTGCGTCTCGATGCCGCCGCCCGTCGTGTCGAATACGAGGGCAGGGCTGTCGAGCTGTCGCCGCGCGAGTTTTCCCTGCTGCATGAACTCCTGCTCAACACGGGCACGGTGTTGACGCGTGCCCAACTGGAGAGCAAGTTGTATCCGTGGGGCGAAGAGGTCGAATCAAATGCGATTGAAGTGCATGTGCATCACTTGCGCCGCAAGCTGGCGCCGGAACTGATCCATACCGTGCGCGGCGTCGGCTACATGATCCAGAAAACATGA
- a CDS encoding porin family protein, with product MKTTLKSIAVALVLATAATSASAQVYGEIGYSALNADGDGVDVDLGTLGATVGYEINKNFAVEAMIAGGVQDDDIQDPLFGNINVDLKHTYGAFLKPKMNLGQNFEIFARLGWAKTKIEANGGGVTDSDSESDFAYGVGVQYSFSPKAYVTGGYMNLLDKDGIEVDGWNIGVGYKF from the coding sequence ATGAAGACAACTCTTAAAAGCATTGCCGTCGCTCTGGTTCTTGCCACAGCCGCAACGTCCGCCAGCGCACAGGTTTATGGCGAAATCGGTTACTCTGCGCTTAACGCTGATGGGGATGGTGTCGATGTTGATCTCGGCACGCTCGGCGCCACGGTTGGCTATGAAATAAACAAGAACTTCGCGGTCGAAGCCATGATCGCTGGCGGCGTCCAGGATGACGACATACAAGACCCGTTGTTCGGAAATATCAACGTCGATCTCAAACACACCTATGGCGCCTTTCTGAAACCCAAAATGAATCTTGGACAAAACTTCGAGATTTTCGCGCGACTTGGCTGGGCGAAGACCAAAATTGAAGCTAACGGCGGAGGCGTAACCGATAGCGACTCCGAAAGCGATTTCGCTTACGGCGTCGGTGTGCAATACAGCTTTTCGCCGAAAGCCTATGTCACTGGCGGCTACATGAACCTCCTGGACAAGGATGGCATCGAAGTCGATGGCTGGAACATCGGCGTTGGCTACAAGTTCTAA
- a CDS encoding translocation/assembly module TamB domain-containing protein, whose amino-acid sequence MRRGFKTWSLAIALLFCALIAGAWWAASSSRALQWLVAEAVQRSNGVLEFEGVSGSLLGRVQVRKLTYAADDVRITLDHVVLEISQRALLQHRLDVVTLDAAAVDVHKAASGKPPQAPDSLALPFEIELSRVRIGQLRFRDQRIDNVAFRYRGGQAGHALQALVGDSEWGRVSGNMTIAGARPFAVLGRIELHRPGKWNAQAEISGGLLAADIAAHASARGARADAKVNIAPFERHWLRELHAHGEQINLAAFHSGLPQSLLGINVTGAGNRDEWPAGKVSITNATPGTITDNRLPLAKLSANYALQDIDRVVLDNIAADFGAGGTLNGTARIAPQASQLDLVAHALNLRALHAPLRKTHLNGMVRAELAGGAQKLQLDLAERGIGIALSASRRGDAVTLAEFRARAGAGSVRGNGKLSLAGPQPFAFNARISRLDPAAFGDYPAASITGQLSASGALVPQWRANVTLTLADSRFRGARLAGAASGDISSQGVRNLQLDLAVGTNTLHASGGYGRVGDSLVFALKAPQLAQLDTSLAGTMTAEGRVSGDAERPQFDIDVVGTALAWRQNYRIDALHLHASGSAAKHAATITAHSRDFDLEASVDGGCNAKSGWSGALASLRNRGAYPMQLRQPMLMAFSRGRYSAGPAQLDVADGRIALSSLLWQHGKLQTSGELKNLPVAPLLAIAGKSVPNTTLRVGGAWSISTSPLVNGQLTLARESGDIVTPGEAAVALGLDRLDVRVNFVKGALDASLDVHARTLSGNAHAAATSWSPAAKLKLDGRFDIASLQVFNPLLGSQALLRGSAAINITGGGTLAAPQFNGSLVVADLGVEAPQYGMRLHHGTLRAELDDKMLTLREFSIQGDEGTLSATGSMARTEGVGAHLAWRAEHLRVFNRSDMRLKFDGGGTVAIAEKKLVLRGSLTADEGRFEFDLPRAPRLASDIVVVGRSRATEQSALRASFQTRLLDVDVMLDVGNRFHIVGAGLDTDLHGKINLKTNARGVLEARGVLSSVNGVYFAFGQRLDIDRGRLIFDGPIDNPALDILAKRKGLAVEAGVAVTGSVLVPHVQLISDPPVPDSEKLAWLTLGHGLQDATGADLALLQTAAAALIGTGNAVPITQRIANRVGLDELSLKGGSEAGSQVAAVGKRLSSKLYLEYQQGIAAASSVLRLSYALTGSLSLRLDAGYTSGFGVYFTRSYD is encoded by the coding sequence ATGCGGCGCGGATTCAAGACATGGTCGCTCGCCATCGCGCTCCTCTTTTGCGCGCTGATCGCGGGTGCGTGGTGGGCGGCATCCAGTTCCAGGGCGCTGCAATGGCTGGTTGCGGAAGCAGTGCAGCGCTCGAATGGCGTGCTGGAGTTTGAGGGCGTCAGCGGTTCGCTGCTGGGGCGGGTGCAAGTGCGCAAGCTGACGTATGCGGCAGATGATGTGCGCATCACGCTCGACCATGTGGTTCTGGAAATATCGCAACGCGCGCTGCTGCAGCACAGGCTCGATGTCGTTACCCTCGACGCGGCGGCGGTGGATGTCCATAAGGCGGCTTCCGGCAAGCCGCCGCAGGCGCCGGACTCGCTGGCGCTGCCATTCGAGATCGAACTCAGTCGCGTCCGCATCGGACAACTGCGCTTCAGGGACCAGCGCATCGACAACGTCGCGTTCCGCTATCGCGGCGGACAAGCGGGCCATGCGCTGCAAGCGCTGGTTGGCGATAGCGAGTGGGGACGCGTCAGCGGCAACATGACGATCGCCGGGGCACGACCATTTGCCGTTTTGGGCCGCATCGAGCTCCACCGACCCGGCAAGTGGAACGCACAGGCCGAGATCAGCGGCGGCTTGTTGGCGGCCGACATCGCGGCCCACGCAAGCGCGCGCGGTGCACGCGCCGACGCGAAGGTCAACATTGCCCCGTTCGAGCGCCATTGGCTGCGCGAACTGCACGCGCATGGTGAACAAATCAACCTTGCCGCGTTCCATTCCGGGTTGCCTCAATCGCTGCTCGGGATAAATGTAACTGGCGCGGGCAATCGCGACGAATGGCCCGCGGGCAAGGTATCGATCACGAATGCGACGCCGGGCACGATTACGGACAACAGGCTGCCATTGGCAAAGCTCTCGGCGAACTATGCGTTGCAGGACATCGACCGGGTCGTACTGGACAACATTGCCGCAGATTTCGGAGCCGGTGGGACATTGAACGGCACGGCTCGTATCGCGCCGCAGGCAAGCCAGCTCGATCTCGTCGCGCATGCGCTCAACTTGCGTGCGCTGCATGCACCGTTGCGCAAGACGCACCTGAATGGCATGGTCCGGGCGGAACTCGCCGGCGGTGCACAAAAGCTGCAGCTCGATCTGGCCGAGCGCGGCATCGGCATCGCGTTGAGCGCCAGCCGTCGCGGCGATGCCGTTACGCTCGCCGAGTTTCGCGCGCGAGCCGGTGCGGGCAGCGTGCGCGGCAACGGCAAGCTGAGTCTCGCAGGGCCGCAGCCGTTTGCATTCAATGCGCGAATCAGTCGACTTGATCCGGCGGCATTCGGCGACTATCCGGCGGCGTCCATCACCGGGCAGCTCAGTGCCAGCGGCGCGTTGGTGCCCCAGTGGCGCGCGAATGTCACGCTGACGCTGGCCGACAGCCGGTTTCGCGGTGCGCGCCTGGCCGGCGCAGCAAGCGGCGATATCTCGTCTCAAGGCGTTCGCAATTTGCAACTCGATCTCGCCGTCGGCACCAACACGCTGCACGCCAGCGGCGGCTATGGCCGGGTCGGCGATTCGCTAGTGTTTGCACTCAAGGCGCCGCAACTGGCGCAGCTCGATACCAGCCTCGCGGGCACAATGACAGCCGAGGGCCGTGTCAGTGGCGATGCGGAGCGGCCGCAATTCGACATCGATGTTGTCGGTACAGCTCTCGCGTGGCGGCAAAACTACCGAATCGATGCGCTGCACTTGCATGCCAGCGGTTCGGCCGCAAAACACGCGGCGACCATCACCGCGCACAGCCGGGACTTCGATCTTGAAGCCAGTGTCGACGGCGGGTGCAATGCAAAAAGCGGCTGGTCCGGCGCGCTGGCATCGTTGCGGAACCGGGGCGCCTATCCGATGCAATTGCGCCAGCCAATGCTTATGGCATTCTCGCGCGGGCGCTACTCGGCTGGACCCGCGCAACTCGATGTTGCCGACGGGCGAATCGCCTTGTCGTCGCTCTTGTGGCAACACGGCAAGCTGCAAACCAGCGGCGAACTCAAGAACCTGCCCGTGGCACCGCTGCTGGCAATTGCCGGCAAGTCCGTGCCAAACACGACCTTGCGCGTGGGCGGTGCCTGGTCGATCAGCACCTCGCCGCTGGTCAATGGCCAGCTGACACTGGCGCGCGAGTCGGGCGATATCGTGACGCCGGGAGAAGCGGCAGTCGCGCTCGGTCTCGACCGGCTGGACGTCCGCGTGAATTTCGTCAAAGGCGCGCTCGATGCGTCGCTGGATGTACATGCACGGACCCTGAGCGGCAATGCGCATGCAGCGGCGACATCGTGGTCGCCCGCGGCGAAGCTGAAGCTGGATGGCCGGTTTGATATCGCATCGCTGCAGGTGTTCAATCCGCTCCTCGGTTCGCAGGCGCTGCTGCGTGGCAGCGCTGCGATCAACATTACCGGTGGCGGCACGCTCGCTGCGCCGCAATTCAACGGTAGCCTGGTCGTTGCCGACCTCGGTGTCGAGGCGCCGCAATACGGCATGCGATTGCATCACGGTACCTTGCGCGCCGAGCTCGACGACAAGATGCTGACCTTGCGCGAGTTTTCGATTCAGGGCGACGAGGGCACGCTGAGCGCGACTGGATCGATGGCGCGCACGGAAGGCGTCGGTGCCCATCTTGCCTGGCGCGCCGAGCATCTGCGCGTGTTCAACCGATCCGACATGCGCTTGAAATTCGATGGCGGTGGCACGGTGGCCATCGCCGAAAAGAAACTGGTTTTGCGCGGCAGCCTGACTGCGGACGAAGGCCGTTTTGAATTTGACTTGCCCAGGGCGCCAAGGCTCGCCAGCGACATTGTCGTCGTCGGCCGGTCGCGGGCGACGGAGCAGTCCGCGCTGCGGGCATCATTCCAGACCAGGCTTCTGGACGTGGATGTCATGCTCGATGTCGGCAATCGTTTTCACATCGTCGGCGCAGGCCTCGACACCGATCTGCACGGCAAGATCAATCTGAAGACCAATGCGCGCGGCGTGCTTGAGGCACGCGGCGTGCTATCGAGCGTAAATGGCGTCTATTTCGCCTTCGGCCAGCGCCTCGATATTGACCGCGGGCGCCTCATCTTCGATGGCCCGATCGACAATCCCGCGCTCGATATTCTGGCGAAACGCAAGGGTCTCGCGGTCGAGGCAGGTGTCGCCGTGACTGGTTCAGTGCTTGTACCGCACGTGCAACTGATTTCCGATCCACCTGTCCCCGACAGCGAGAAACTGGCCTGGCTCACTTTGGGTCATGGCTTGCAGGATGCGACGGGAGCCGACCTGGCGCTGCTGCAAACCGCGGCGGCGGCGCTGATCGGTACAGGCAATGCTGTGCCGATTACCCAGCGTATTGCCAATCGGGTAGGGCTCGATGAATTGTCGCTCAAGGGCGGCAGCGAGGCCGGCAGTCAGGTCGCCGCCGTGGGCAAACGCCTGTCCAGCAAGCTTTATCTCGAATACCAGCAAGGCATCGCGGCGGCCAGCAGCGTGCTGCGGCTTTCCTACGCGCTGACGGGCAGCCTGAGCCTGCGACTCGATGCCGGATACACCAGCGGCTTTGGCGTTTATTTCACGCGCTCTTACGACTGA
- a CDS encoding ATP-binding protein, with product MKNSLRLRLLAGTLVIVAAIWTTMTIFAWIETRHEADELFDAHLAQTAALLAATVGDDADEIVEHLPTHRYTRHVAFQIWDKDRRLLAHSSSAPEQPLSVIEEGFSDTAQWRVYSTLTEDRRYLVQVGETHQARGSVSRELATHLLLPLGLALPLLALALVVLIRISFAPLSALAESIGQRSPERLDPIPVAGAPRELHPILGQLNRLLERVSRSLQQERNFTGDAAHELRTPLAAMRAHAQVARASHDEAERKRSLDSVIAAIDRATHLTEQLLVLARLDATTTAVAKTPYDLRAIAADALALTTPAAIAKRIDLELGEGPPLVANVEPALVVTLLRNLIDNAVRYSPAGSRVTAAVSQAGGEARIEIVDQGPGIPAGELARVRDRFYRVAGSNETGSGLGLSIASRIAQLHGGRLELDNIGDGLGQRVTVALPVTARRIEAA from the coding sequence ATGAAAAATTCGCTGCGGCTGAGGCTGCTCGCCGGCACATTGGTCATCGTCGCGGCCATCTGGACGACGATGACCATATTCGCCTGGATCGAAACCCGCCACGAGGCCGACGAACTCTTTGATGCGCACCTGGCGCAGACCGCCGCGCTGCTGGCCGCGACCGTCGGCGATGACGCGGACGAGATCGTCGAACATCTGCCGACCCACCGCTATACGCGCCATGTCGCGTTCCAGATATGGGACAAGGACCGGCGGCTCCTCGCGCATTCGTCATCGGCGCCGGAGCAGCCGCTCTCCGTCATCGAAGAGGGCTTCTCCGATACCGCGCAGTGGCGCGTCTACAGCACCTTGACCGAGGACCGGCGCTATCTGGTCCAGGTCGGCGAAACCCATCAGGCGCGCGGCAGCGTCAGCCGCGAACTGGCCACGCATCTGCTGTTGCCGCTGGGGCTCGCATTGCCCCTGCTGGCGTTGGCGCTGGTGGTGCTGATCCGCATCAGCTTCGCGCCATTGTCGGCGCTGGCGGAATCGATCGGCCAGCGCTCGCCCGAGCGGCTCGACCCGATTCCGGTGGCGGGTGCCCCGCGGGAACTGCATCCCATACTCGGACAATTGAACCGGCTGCTCGAGCGCGTCAGCCGCTCGCTGCAACAGGAACGCAATTTCACCGGCGACGCCGCCCACGAATTGCGCACTCCGCTCGCCGCGATGCGCGCGCATGCCCAGGTCGCGCGCGCCAGCCACGATGAAGCGGAACGCAAGCGTTCGCTTGACAGCGTCATCGCCGCCATCGACCGCGCCACGCACCTCACCGAACAACTGCTGGTCCTGGCCCGGCTCGATGCCACGACGACCGCCGTCGCGAAGACGCCATACGACCTGCGCGCCATCGCCGCCGATGCGCTGGCCCTGACGACGCCGGCGGCCATCGCCAAGCGCATCGATCTCGAACTCGGCGAAGGCCCGCCGCTTGTCGCGAATGTCGAGCCGGCCCTGGTCGTCACACTGTTGCGCAACCTGATTGACAACGCCGTGCGCTATTCGCCCGCCGGTAGCCGCGTCACGGCAGCAGTATCGCAAGCCGGCGGCGAGGCCCGCATCGAGATCGTCGATCAGGGGCCTGGCATTCCGGCCGGGGAACTGGCCCGCGTGCGCGACCGCTTCTATCGCGTTGCGGGCAGTAATGAAACCGGTTCCGGCCTCGGCCTCTCAATTGCCTCACGCATCGCCCAGCTGCACGGCGGACGGCTTGAACTCGACAATATCGGCGACGGTCTGGGTCAGCGCGTCACTGTTGCGCTGCCGGTCACAGCCCGGCGCATTGAAGCGGCCTGA
- a CDS encoding DMT family transporter — MDKKTHYPAGAWLALIAALSFSMKAIFVKLAYHWPIEAVTLLTLRMAFSLPFFAAVGLCESRRAQPLSSRQWLIVVLLGLLGYYGASIFDFVGLRYISASLERLVLFSYPALTLVFGAVFFAQRIGRREAGAMLLCYAGIAAAFAHDLRLAQDMSAVWIGGGFVFASSVCYAAYLAGGGRLIPILGASRFSAFALLVSTGATLLHFLLTQSLQALHQPWQIYALALAMAMFSTVLPVFALAAAIRRIGPGRASLISTAGPVMTIGLSWAVLGEPISFWQWIGTALVVAGVLLVSRK, encoded by the coding sequence TTGGACAAAAAAACACATTATCCGGCCGGCGCATGGCTCGCCCTCATCGCCGCCCTCAGCTTCTCGATGAAGGCGATTTTCGTCAAGCTCGCCTATCACTGGCCGATCGAGGCGGTGACGCTGCTCACGCTGCGCATGGCGTTTTCGCTGCCCTTCTTCGCGGCGGTGGGGCTGTGCGAATCACGCCGGGCACAACCGCTCTCTTCGCGGCAATGGCTGATCGTCGTGCTGCTCGGCCTGCTCGGCTACTATGGCGCCAGCATTTTTGATTTCGTCGGCCTGCGCTACATCTCGGCCAGCCTCGAGCGGCTGGTGCTGTTCAGCTATCCGGCCTTGACGCTGGTTTTCGGTGCCGTATTTTTCGCCCAGCGCATCGGGCGCCGCGAGGCCGGTGCGATGCTGCTTTGCTATGCGGGCATCGCCGCCGCTTTTGCCCACGACCTGCGCCTCGCGCAAGACATGTCGGCCGTATGGATCGGCGGCGGCTTCGTCTTCGCCTCCTCGGTTTGCTACGCGGCTTATCTCGCGGGCGGCGGCCGGCTCATCCCCATTCTCGGCGCCTCGCGCTTCAGCGCCTTCGCGCTGCTGGTGTCGACCGGGGCGACGCTGCTGCATTTCCTGCTCACGCAATCGCTACAGGCATTGCACCAGCCCTGGCAGATCTATGCGCTGGCGCTGGCGATGGCCATGTTCTCCACCGTGCTACCGGTGTTCGCGCTGGCGGCTGCGATTCGCCGCATCGGTCCCGGCCGCGCCTCGCTGATCAGTACCGCGGGCCCGGTGATGACCATCGGCTTGAGTTGGGCCGTGCTCGGCGAACCGATTTCTTTTTGGCAGTGGATTGGCACTGCGCTGGTCGTGGCCGGCGTGTTGCTGGTCAGCAGGAAATAG